The following proteins are co-located in the Ruminococcaceae bacterium KH2T8 genome:
- a CDS encoding transcription termination factor Rho, with amino-acid sequence MSEYDQLISKSKEDLEAIAVQFGDFTPEVAATKSREELIAAISGTPVEQVAPAKTPAKRTKKKTTKAAEEKAEEEAPADEKKAVKKTTRKTAKKTEEKSEEKAEVKVEDKAEETAEKKTSKAKKTTTKKTTKKKAENISIEEISATAEAPAEEAKKETSEAPETAPETAKKIAKKSRKKKSEDTAETKAEEAPSKAEEKPAEENAPEAEKASEDKSGEQPKKQNERAAGKSKKRRISFGPEQTPTAVDIPAEENANPEQPAEPAPAPEIQYKEIEGILSIGGENRNDFCGFVHKNNYLPGEEDAYVPGQMIKRLGLRKGDKIKGLVAPARGKDKYAPLRKVIAVNDVEIPEDSDYDIIRKRPRFENLTAIYPDKRLTLETGAEDLSTRIIDLFSPIGKGQRGMIVSPPKAGKTILLKKVANSITANNPNCKVIVLLIDERPEEVTDMQRSIKGEVVYSTFDKRPENHVRVTELVLERAMRLVELGEDVVILLDSMTRLARAYNLTINPTGRTLSGGLDPGSLYGPKRFFGAARNIEFGGSLTIIATALIETGSRMDEVIFEEFKGTGNMEVVLDRRLADRRIYPAIAVDKSGTRREDLLLTPEELESVWLTRKAIAEVDTLAATSAVINYMKRTTSNASFVLSAKKSFSVDS; translated from the coding sequence ATGTCAGAATACGATCAACTGATCTCAAAGTCTAAAGAAGACCTTGAAGCGATCGCAGTACAGTTCGGTGATTTTACTCCCGAAGTAGCAGCTACCAAGTCCCGTGAGGAGCTCATCGCAGCCATAAGCGGAACTCCCGTAGAACAGGTCGCACCGGCTAAGACTCCCGCTAAGCGTACAAAGAAAAAGACGACAAAAGCGGCAGAGGAAAAGGCCGAAGAAGAGGCTCCCGCAGATGAGAAAAAAGCAGTCAAAAAGACTACGAGAAAGACTGCAAAAAAGACTGAAGAAAAGTCAGAAGAAAAAGCTGAAGTCAAGGTAGAAGATAAGGCTGAAGAAACAGCAGAAAAGAAGACTTCAAAAGCTAAGAAGACAACCACCAAAAAGACAACTAAAAAGAAGGCTGAAAACATCTCGATAGAAGAGATATCCGCTACGGCCGAAGCTCCTGCGGAAGAGGCAAAGAAGGAGACGTCAGAAGCTCCTGAAACTGCTCCCGAGACTGCTAAGAAAATAGCTAAGAAGAGCAGAAAAAAGAAGAGTGAAGATACTGCCGAAACGAAGGCAGAAGAAGCACCTTCCAAAGCTGAAGAAAAGCCTGCCGAAGAGAATGCTCCGGAAGCTGAAAAAGCATCCGAAGATAAGAGCGGTGAACAGCCTAAAAAGCAGAATGAAAGAGCGGCAGGAAAGAGCAAGAAGAGAAGGATCTCTTTCGGTCCTGAACAGACACCTACCGCAGTCGATATTCCCGCAGAGGAAAATGCTAATCCCGAGCAGCCCGCAGAGCCTGCTCCCGCACCCGAGATCCAGTATAAGGAGATCGAAGGTATCCTTTCGATCGGCGGTGAGAACAGAAATGATTTCTGCGGATTCGTTCACAAGAATAATTACCTTCCCGGTGAAGAAGATGCATATGTTCCCGGCCAGATGATCAAGAGACTCGGTCTTCGTAAGGGTGATAAGATCAAGGGTCTTGTCGCTCCCGCAAGAGGCAAGGACAAGTATGCGCCCCTTCGTAAGGTAATCGCGGTAAACGATGTCGAGATCCCCGAGGATTCCGATTATGACATCATCAGAAAGCGTCCGAGATTTGAAAATCTTACGGCTATCTATCCCGATAAGAGACTTACCTTGGAGACAGGTGCCGAGGATCTTTCAACGAGGATCATCGATCTTTTCTCTCCCATCGGTAAGGGCCAGAGAGGTATGATCGTATCTCCGCCTAAGGCAGGTAAGACTATCCTTCTTAAGAAGGTAGCTAATTCGATCACTGCAAATAATCCCAACTGTAAGGTCATCGTTCTCCTTATCGATGAGCGTCCCGAGGAAGTTACGGATATGCAGAGATCCATAAAGGGTGAAGTTGTTTATTCAACATTCGACAAGCGCCCCGAAAATCACGTAAGAGTTACTGAGCTCGTACTCGAGAGAGCTATGAGACTTGTCGAGCTCGGCGAGGATGTAGTTATCCTCCTCGACTCCATGACGAGACTTGCAAGAGCATATAACCTTACGATCAATCCTACGGGTAGAACTCTTTCCGGAGGTCTTGATCCGGGATCCCTCTACGGTCCCAAGAGATTCTTCGGTGCGGCTCGTAATATCGAGTTCGGCGGATCTTTGACGATCATCGCTACTGCTCTTATCGAGACAGGCTCTCGAATGGACGAAGTCATCTTCGAGGAGTTCAAGGGTACCGGTAACATGGAAGTCGTACTCGACAGAAGACTTGCCGACAGACGTATCTATCCTGCTATCGCGGTTGATAAGTCCGGTACGAGAAGAGAGGATCTTCTCCTTACGCCCGAGGAGCTCGAGTCCGTATGGCTCACGAGAAAGGCCATCGCGGAAGTCGATACTCTTGCTGCTACGTCTGCTGTCATCAACTACATGAAGAGAACGACGAGCAACGCGTCTTTCGTGCTCTCTGCCAAGAAATCATTCTCGGTAGATTCGTGA
- a CDS encoding rod shape-determining protein MreB: MGLGMEIGIDLGTSSVLIYVRGKGVVLKEPSVVAVNNKTGKVLAVGESASLMLGRTPGVVEAIRPLREGVISDFRATEVMLKAFIGRVCNGIRATYFKPTIVVCVPSVITPVEQQAVENACRHAGAKDVFLIREPIAAAIGAGIDITKACGSMVVDIGGGTTDISVISLCEPVVDASLKVAGDKFDEAIIKHVRRKHNILIGEKTAEMLKIQIGCAYPRDEELTLDVRGRNLITGLPSTVTVSSTEMLEALEEPVSSIFEAVHVVLEKTPPELMADISQRGIVMTGGGALLYGLDRMLATKIGIDVYIAQDPISCVAIGTGKALDMMDKFAALGDQA; encoded by the coding sequence ATGGGTCTTGGAATGGAAATTGGTATCGATCTCGGTACCAGCAGCGTGTTGATCTATGTCCGCGGAAAGGGTGTTGTTCTTAAGGAACCCTCCGTAGTCGCAGTAAATAATAAGACGGGTAAGGTGTTGGCAGTAGGTGAAAGTGCGTCCCTTATGCTCGGTCGTACTCCCGGTGTAGTAGAGGCTATAAGGCCTCTCCGTGAAGGTGTTATCTCCGATTTCAGAGCTACCGAAGTAATGCTCAAGGCATTTATCGGAAGAGTGTGTAACGGAATCCGTGCTACATACTTTAAGCCCACTATCGTAGTCTGTGTTCCTTCGGTCATTACTCCCGTTGAGCAGCAGGCAGTTGAGAATGCATGCCGTCATGCGGGTGCCAAGGATGTATTCCTTATCCGTGAGCCTATCGCGGCAGCTATCGGTGCAGGTATCGATATCACTAAGGCATGCGGATCCATGGTAGTAGATATCGGAGGCGGTACGACAGATATCTCCGTTATCTCTCTTTGCGAACCTGTCGTAGATGCATCCTTGAAGGTCGCAGGTGATAAGTTCGACGAAGCTATCATCAAGCACGTAAGAAGGAAGCATAATATCCTCATCGGTGAGAAGACTGCCGAGATGCTCAAGATCCAGATCGGTTGCGCATATCCCAGGGACGAGGAGCTCACACTTGACGTTAGAGGAAGAAACCTCATCACGGGTCTTCCGTCCACCGTTACGGTATCTTCCACTGAAATGCTCGAAGCACTCGAGGAGCCCGTATCGTCTATCTTCGAAGCAGTACACGTAGTACTTGAGAAGACACCTCCGGAGCTCATGGCTGATATCTCTCAAAGAGGTATCGTAATGACGGGCGGCGGAGCACTTCTTTACGGTCTCGACCGTATGCTTGCTACTAAGATCGGTATCGATGTTTATATCGCACAGGATCCTATCTCGTGCGTAGCTATCGGAACAGGTAAGGCTCTCGACATGATGGATAAGTTCGCGGCTCTCGGCGACCAGGCCTGA
- a CDS encoding leucyl-tRNA synthetase: MSYSVDIDRKWQKKWEETGLYKFDPNKEGEKLYCLEMFSYPSGANLHLGHWYNYSLTDSWSRMKRMQGYNVFHPMGFDAFGLPAENYAIKTGIHPQDSTLKNIATMEKQLREMGATFDWDYELATCMPEYYKWNQWLFIQLYNKGLAYRKNAPVNWCDKCKTVLANEQVIDGKCERCDSEVVKKNMTQWFFKITDYAQELLDCLPDLDWPEKTKKIQTNWIGRSEGSQVAFTVEKNGEILKDENGDPLKLEVFTTRADTFMGVTYVVVAPESELCSKLTTDECKAQVEDYKLFTSKASDIDRMSTTREKTGVFTGSYAIHPLNGRKVPIWTSDYVIAAYGTGVVMAVPAHDERDFEFATKFGLDIIRVVASAEGVEDELPYCEKKGILVNSDEFNGIEMHAAIDAIVNKLATMDMGHKTVNYRLRDWLISRQRYWGTPIPMIHCEKCGVVPVPEKDLPVLLPYDVEFTPDGESPLAKCDSFMNCKCPKCGGDAKRDPDTMDTFVDSSWYELRYPDNKNNDEIFNKDTIRKLCPVDKYVGGPEHAAMHLLYARFICKAMRDMGLVDFDEPFKSLVHQGIILGPDGNRMSKSKGNTVAPDEYVAKHGSDVFRTYLAFGFAYTEGGPWNDDGIQAILKFTRRIEKLAEDAASYPKADIADIELGKNEKELNYVLNYTIKNATFDTDRFQFNTAVARMMELLNAIGKYQQLPDAKPEFTRYATEKLILLLSPFAPHMTEEIWCEQFGNGYSIFDQKWPEFDEKALVKDEIEIAVQINGKVMFKVDIPSDADQAAVEAQVKADERLKKALAGRNIVKFIYVKGRLANIVAK; this comes from the coding sequence ATGTCTTATTCTGTTGATATCGACCGTAAATGGCAGAAGAAATGGGAAGAGACGGGACTTTACAAGTTCGATCCGAACAAGGAAGGCGAGAAGCTCTATTGCCTTGAGATGTTCTCCTATCCTTCCGGTGCCAATCTTCACCTCGGCCACTGGTACAATTACTCACTGACTGATTCATGGTCAAGAATGAAGAGGATGCAGGGCTATAACGTATTCCATCCCATGGGATTCGATGCTTTCGGACTTCCTGCCGAGAACTACGCTATCAAGACTGGTATCCATCCTCAGGATTCCACTCTCAAGAATATCGCAACGATGGAGAAGCAGCTCCGTGAGATGGGCGCTACTTTCGACTGGGACTACGAGCTAGCTACATGCATGCCCGAGTACTACAAGTGGAATCAGTGGCTCTTCATCCAGCTCTACAACAAGGGTCTCGCTTACAGAAAGAACGCTCCCGTTAACTGGTGCGATAAGTGTAAGACGGTACTTGCAAACGAGCAGGTAATCGACGGCAAGTGCGAAAGATGCGACAGCGAAGTCGTTAAGAAGAACATGACTCAGTGGTTCTTCAAGATCACTGACTACGCTCAGGAACTCCTCGACTGCCTTCCCGACCTCGACTGGCCCGAGAAGACAAAGAAGATCCAGACAAACTGGATCGGCAGATCCGAAGGTTCACAGGTCGCTTTCACCGTTGAAAAGAACGGCGAGATCTTAAAGGACGAGAATGGCGATCCTTTAAAGCTCGAAGTATTCACTACAAGAGCTGATACGTTCATGGGTGTTACCTATGTTGTCGTAGCTCCCGAGTCAGAGCTCTGCTCCAAGCTCACTACAGACGAGTGCAAGGCTCAGGTTGAAGACTATAAGCTCTTCACTTCCAAGGCATCCGATATCGATCGTATGTCCACAACAAGAGAAAAGACAGGTGTATTCACCGGTTCTTATGCAATTCATCCTCTGAACGGCAGAAAGGTACCGATCTGGACATCTGATTACGTTATCGCAGCTTACGGTACGGGTGTCGTAATGGCAGTTCCCGCACACGACGAAAGAGACTTCGAGTTCGCTACTAAGTTCGGTCTTGATATCATCAGAGTAGTTGCTTCCGCCGAGGGCGTAGAAGACGAACTTCCCTACTGTGAGAAGAAGGGTATCCTCGTTAACTCCGACGAGTTCAACGGTATCGAGATGCATGCCGCTATCGATGCTATCGTAAACAAGCTCGCTACCATGGATATGGGGCACAAGACAGTCAACTACAGACTTCGTGACTGGCTCATCTCCAGACAGAGATACTGGGGTACACCCATCCCCATGATCCACTGTGAAAAGTGCGGCGTTGTACCCGTTCCCGAGAAGGATCTTCCCGTACTTCTTCCCTACGACGTAGAGTTCACACCCGACGGAGAATCTCCTCTTGCAAAGTGCGATTCATTCATGAACTGCAAGTGCCCCAAGTGTGGCGGTGATGCAAAGAGAGATCCCGATACGATGGATACTTTCGTTGACTCTTCATGGTATGAGCTTCGTTATCCCGACAACAAGAATAACGATGAGATCTTCAATAAAGATACGATCAGAAAGCTCTGCCCCGTTGATAAGTACGTAGGTGGTCCCGAGCATGCTGCAATGCATCTTCTCTATGCAAGATTCATCTGCAAGGCAATGCGCGACATGGGTCTTGTTGATTTCGACGAACCCTTTAAGAGCCTCGTTCACCAGGGTATCATCCTCGGTCCCGACGGTAACAGGATGAGTAAGTCAAAGGGTAATACCGTCGCTCCCGACGAGTATGTAGCTAAGCACGGATCCGATGTATTCAGAACATATCTCGCATTCGGTTTCGCATATACGGAGGGCGGTCCCTGGAACGATGATGGAATCCAGGCTATCCTAAAGTTCACGAGACGTATCGAGAAGCTCGCCGAGGATGCCGCATCTTATCCCAAGGCTGACATCGCTGATATCGAGCTCGGAAAGAACGAGAAGGAACTCAACTACGTTCTTAACTACACGATCAAGAATGCAACATTCGATACTGACAGATTCCAGTTCAATACTGCAGTCGCTCGTATGATGGAGCTCCTTAACGCAATCGGTAAGTATCAGCAGCTTCCCGATGCTAAGCCCGAGTTCACAAGATATGCTACTGAGAAGCTCATCCTTCTCCTCTCACCTTTCGCTCCTCACATGACCGAAGAGATCTGGTGCGAGCAGTTCGGCAACGGCTATTCCATCTTCGATCAGAAGTGGCCTGAATTCGATGAGAAGGCTCTCGTTAAGGATGAGATCGAGATCGCTGTTCAGATCAACGGTAAGGTAATGTTCAAGGTAGATATCCCTTCCGATGCTGATCAGGCTGCAGTCGAGGCTCAGGTCAAGGCTGACGAAAGACTTAAGAAAGCTCTCGCAGGCAGAAATATAGTTAAGTTCATCTATGTAAAGGGCAGGCTTGCAAACATCGTTGCAAAGTGA